From the Streptomonospora nanhaiensis genome, the window GCCCTTGTGCTTCTCGGGCAGGGGGCGCAGGCACTTGGCGGTCAGCGCCCAGGAGTCGACCATGATCGACAGCTCACCGCGGCGGGAGGTGATGACCTCGCCCTCGACGCCGACGTGGTCGCCGAGGTCGACGTCGGACTTCCAGGCGGCCAGGGATTCGGGCCCCAGCTTGTCCAGCGAGAGCATGACCTGGAGGTCGCCGGTGGAGTCGCGCAGGGTGGCGAAGCACAGCTTGCCGCCGGTGCGGTAGAGCATGACGCGCCCGGTGATCCCCACGCGCTCGCCGGTGGCCGAATCGGGCGTGAGACCGCCGTGTTTGTCCCGGACCGCGCCGATGGTGGTGGTCCGGGGGAACCCGAGCGGGAAGGGGTCGGTGCCCTCCGCGCGGATGCGGTCCAGTTTCTCGCGCCGGACCCGCATCTGTTCGGGCAGGTCGTCGTACGATTCGTCCAGCACTCCAGTCACGCCCCCGATCCTATCCGCGCCCGGAGGGGCGCTCGGCCCCCGCGCCCGGGCGGGGCCGGGGCGCCGCAGCCCCGGCCCGCGGCACTCACGTGTTGCGCTGGAACACCAGGCGCAGGCCGATCAGGGTCAGCCAGGGCTCGTGCACGTCGACGGTCTCGCACTCGTCGACCACCATCGGCGCCAGCCCGCCGGTGGCCACCACCGTGACCTCGTCGGCGTCGTCGGTCAGCTCCTGGGCCATGCGGTCCACGATCCCGTCGACCTGCCCGGCGAACCCGAACACGATGCCCGAGCGCAGCGCCTCGGTGGTGTTCTTGGCGATGACGGTGCGCGGCTTGACCAGCTCGACCATGTGCAGCTGGGCGCCGCGCCGCGACAGCGCCTCGACCGAGATGTCGATGCCCGGGGCGATGGCGCCGCCGACGTACTCGCCCTTGGCGCTGACCGCGTCGAAGGTGGTGGCGGTGCCGAAGTCGACCACCACCGCCGGGCCGCCGTAGAGCTGCACGGCCGCCAGCGCGTTGACGATGCGGTCGCTGCCGACCTCCTTGGGGTTGTCCATGCGCACCGGCACCCCGGTCTTGACGCCGGGCTCCACGATGACGGCGGGGACGTCGCCGAAGTGCCGGCGGAACATCTCGCGCATCTCGTGCTGCACCGAGGGCACCGAGCAGCACAGCGAGATGCCGTCGACCGCGCCGGCGCCGATCATCGAACTGCCGCCGATCAGGCCCTGGAGCACCACGGCCCACTCGTCGGCGGTGCGCCGCGCCTCAGTGGAGACGCGCCAGTGCTCCAGCAGGTCCTCGTCGTCGAAGAGCCCGAGAACCGTGTGCGAGTTGCCGACGTCGATCGCGAGCAGCATCAGTGGGCCTCTCCTGGTCCGTTCCGGAGGATCTCAGTGAATGTCCCGGAGATCGAGCGCAATGTCCAGAGCTGGGCTGGAATGGGTCAGCGCGCCGACCGCCAGGAAGTCCACACCCGTGGCCGCCACGGCCGCGGCGTCGCCGAGGGCGAGCCCGCCGCTGGCCTCAAGGCGCGCGCGCCCGGCCACCAGCTCCACGGCTTCGCGCATCCGCTCCACGGTGAAGTTGTCCAGCAGGATCTCCTCGGCGCCGGCCGCCAGCGCGGGCTCGATCTGGTCGATCCGGTCGACCTCGACCTCCAGCGGCACCCCGGGGCCGGCGGCCCGCACCGCCCGCACGGCCTCGGCCACGCCGCCGGCGGCCAGCACGTGGTTGTCCTTGATGAGGGCGGCATCGGCCAGACCGAAACGGTGGTTCACGCCGCCCCCGCAGCGCACCGCGTACTTCTCCAGCGCGCGCAGGCCCAGGTGGGTCTTGCGGCTGTCGCGGACGCGGGCGCCGGTGCCGGCGACCGCGGCCACCCAGGCGGCGGTGGCGGTGGCGATCCCCGACAGGTGGGTGAGGACGTTGAGGGCGGTGCGCTCGGCGGTGAGCAGGTGGCGGGTGCGGGCGGTGACGGTCATCAGCACGTCGCCCCGGCGCACGCGGTCGCCGTCGGCGACGTGTCTTCGGACCTCCATGACGCCTTCGGTGACCAGGGCGAACACGAGTTCGGCCACGGGCAGCCCGGCCACGACCCCCTCGGCGCGGGCGACCACGTCGGCGGTGCGGATCTGGGCGGCGGGGATGGTGGCGGCGGTGGTGACGTCGACGCCGGTGCCCGCGCCCTCGCCGGGCGGCAGCAGGTCCTCGCGCAGCGCGGCGCGCACCCGCTCCACCACGGCCGCCGCGCCGCCGCCGGAGTGGCCGCCCGAGCGGGCGACCTCGGCCAGCTCCGGCAGCGCCTCCGGCGCGGGCTCGGCCGGGGGCCGGACGACCACGTACGGCCGCCCGCCCAGCGCCGCCCGCACCCCGAACCGGGACGCGGCGGGGTCGGCGCCGGCGGACGCCGGGGACTCCGCCTCGGCGCACGCCCGCCGGTACGCCGCGTGCACCAGGGTCAGCGCCACGGTCAGCAGGTTGGCGGCCTCCCACGCCGGGGTGCCGGGCACGGCCTCGGCGTTGCGGGGGTCGGCGGCCACGGCACCCAGCTCCTCCAGCGCCGCCCCGAGCCCGTCCGCGTCGCGGACCACCCCGGCGTGCCGGGACATCACCGCGCGGACGCGCGGCACCAGCTCGGGGGCCACCAGCCCGCCGGGGCCCTCGGGCGCGGCGGCCGGGCGGGCGCTCACGGCCGGGCCGCCGCCCGCGGCC encodes:
- a CDS encoding type III pantothenate kinase, encoding MLLAIDVGNSHTVLGLFDDEDLLEHWRVSTEARRTADEWAVVLQGLIGGSSMIGAGAVDGISLCCSVPSVQHEMREMFRRHFGDVPAVIVEPGVKTGVPVRMDNPKEVGSDRIVNALAAVQLYGGPAVVVDFGTATTFDAVSAKGEYVGGAIAPGIDISVEALSRRGAQLHMVELVKPRTVIAKNTTEALRSGIVFGFAGQVDGIVDRMAQELTDDADEVTVVATGGLAPMVVDECETVDVHEPWLTLIGLRLVFQRNT
- a CDS encoding L-aspartate oxidase → MPDNPFALPRRLAAPAPGWTVETDVVVVGSGIAGLSTALRYTELAPRGRVVLVTKDLLSTGSTRWAQGGIAAVVDPSDAPLAHMVDTIVAGRELCDVAAVRTLVTAGPEALRWLVERGTAFDRAADGSLELTREGGHRARRIAHAGGDATGAEIERALISAVAAEPRIEVIEHAFVPDLLPVAPASGAEGPSAAAGVTVHVMGEGERDGVGRVAARAVVLATGGIGQVFAATTNPEVSTGDGLAAGLRAGAEAEDLEFVQFHPTVLWLGAQARGQQPLISEAVRGEGAFLLDTEGRRFMADRHELADLAPRDVVAQGIAAAMAATGADHVLLDARHFGAAMWEERFPTILAACRKHGIDPVTEPIPVAPAAHYASGGLRTDLRGRTTVAGLYAVGEVARTGVHGANRLASNSLLESVVFAHRVAEDLAAGGGPAVSARPAAAPEGPGGLVAPELVPRVRAVMSRHAGVVRDADGLGAALEELGAVAADPRNAEAVPGTPAWEAANLLTVALTLVHAAYRRACAEAESPASAGADPAASRFGVRAALGGRPYVVVRPPAEPAPEALPELAEVARSGGHSGGGAAAVVERVRAALREDLLPPGEGAGTGVDVTTAATIPAAQIRTADVVARAEGVVAGLPVAELVFALVTEGVMEVRRHVADGDRVRRGDVLMTVTARTRHLLTAERTALNVLTHLSGIATATAAWVAAVAGTGARVRDSRKTHLGLRALEKYAVRCGGGVNHRFGLADAALIKDNHVLAAGGVAEAVRAVRAAGPGVPLEVEVDRIDQIEPALAAGAEEILLDNFTVERMREAVELVAGRARLEASGGLALGDAAAVAATGVDFLAVGALTHSSPALDIALDLRDIH